ATAAACGCGCCTTATTTTGACAAGAAAGGCAACCAATtctgattacctcccttacatacacagaaagaagagtcttgaaaagaaaattagatcCAGATAACTGGCAGAAAAATTTCTTAGGAGTCCCTCGGTTAATTTTGAAATGGAATTTAGGTACATATAAACTCATATTCATGGAACATATACCTCTGGGTTAAATGATAATGTAACTTATAAAGCAGTTATAATTAAATCATACTAGCAATCCCAAGCCACTCCCTATACCTTCACCCCAATCACCCTTGTGACTGCTTCGTTTATTTAACTCCCTTAGCATTATGTTTATCGTAAAGTCTTTAATGTGTTTTCTGCATGCTTTCTGTCCTTGTGTGTTTTtgagtatgtgtgtacatgtgacAGATATTGTTTATTTGATTATGTCAAGACACTGAGCTTCCTGCCAACAGGGAAATATatgataaaaatgcttttattattattaatctgtcCCCTTCACTCAGAGAATCACAATTTCTTTAGATCAAATATAGTGACTATAGACTGAATGTATGGGTGGACGGCAAAGCAGCTGCGCATGGCCTCATAAACGGGTGCAATGTGGCTGAGGCATTGAGCAGAATTTAGGAACCAAATTTTTGTGTCAAACAAGATCTTGTATCTAAAAAATCCTTCTTCCACAAGCTAACTCTTCCTTtctatttctatatttttaagtAGAAAGGATCATACATTAAATCATCAAAtaattgataataaataaaaatttaaaatccaGTAATTGAAATCTGCACTatcttttgattttataaacaaaaaaaccactGATGGCAATCACATCTGGCAACCAAAATATataaccaaccaaacaaaagtAGAACTAGTGGGTCTGTTTCtgaaattttattcaaaaagCACTGGTGCCAATTGATCAAATCAGTTTCAACACAatcactcatcatcatcactgctaCTGTCATCTTTTTTGCTGTGTCTTTGTGCTCCTAGTACAGTTGTCTTCCTATGATCTTTATCTCCTGGAAGCTTTATGGTATCTGGttccaaaatataaacaaaatgtagtttaaagaaaagagtattaggaaattaataatttatgtattGGAGTATGAAAATAACAACTTATGTCTATCTTATGTCTAGAAATCACCAGTGTTTCTTCCAtcacacatttatattttaaaaaatattttttgaaatttccaaaatatactttttatacatttacaaaaaatacaaaatgggAAAAATATTCTGTGTAAAAGAAATTCTGAAGAAACTTTCTCTACttcattttaccatttttttttcaacttttgctTTTTATCTACTAAATGGAAGTGAATAattatctgaaaataaaaacagatagaAAAATACTAGTGGACTCACTTGATTCTGCAAGTCTTCTTTCCAGTACCTCTGTTCTGAAGTCATCTGAATTACCAAAATCTTCAAATCCTATAATTCTGTATaaagtaaaaaagcaaaatatcagGCTTTAAATATAGATAACATCAGGTTTTAAATTATAAGAATATGCTTATATTGAAAATAGGAAAGtgttgcaaaaagaaaaacataaggATGCATACTTTAAAGTAATTAGTCATGGACTGTCAAGAGACTAAAATTATCACCCTAAAGTGAGTCACTTAATAGTATGTCAATTAAGATATATCAAGGAAAGAAATTTATGAATATTAATTTTAGTCAAATACCTATCAACAACAATGCCCTTGTTAAAGCAAATGATTGCAGGCAAGACCTGGATCTTCAACTTGTTGACCAGGAATTTAGCAACCTCAACATTGATGCGAGAAAATTTGGTTTCAAAGTACTTTTTTGCCAGtttctgtacaaaaaaaaagcaataaatataaattattacaaattttaattaatttacagAATACCATAGCAAATTTGTAAGATCACGGAAAAGAGCATATCTACTGCAGTAATTCATTCGATACATGTAATATCTTTGCTGTCATAAAACTAAGGCAATGAAACtttaaatcagaaatatttttttatttttatatgttttaacTTTTATCTTTGTCAACATCTATTGTAGACTATAAGAATTTTAGAACATAGCAAATGTTCTGTTTTTGAAAGAGGTACCTAAATCAGGTTCCTTTAAATATGCTTTGTAGACAAGGTTGCTTGCCATATTTTCATGCTCCCAATTAGCTGGATTCATTATTGAATGTATAGCTTTAGCCTATTTGTCTCCAAAAATGAAAtgccatattttcttttcctataGTTAAGAAAATCTCCACACCTTTCTTCTTGTAACAGAAATAATAACCATGGAATTAGAATTTACCCTTAGACCTAAGATACAACTGTCTTGATCAAAGCTTCCCAAATAGTgcatgaagaaataaatgtatataattacTGAAGATCAATTCATTTTTGTTCATGTTATGTTCCTTGACCTGTTGGGAAGCAACAATGGCCTCCCAACCTGTTTTGTCTTTAGACAGTTTTGTTAGTTTATCTCATGTATGGTTTACTGCTCTTATCTCTTACTCAGATATTAAATGCAAGATTGTCTTTAGTTTCCCCTTTTCCTTTTTACTATCAGGTGTTCagaaaagtggtttttttttacaatggaGATGCAGTCTCATCTTGTCAAGtcaaatattaataacaataattttgatgaaGAACTTGCCTCAAGATGTGAATCAACAATGGCACATCTTCTGAAGtctgaatgaaagaaatgaactaCACATTTTTGTTCAGTTGTTGTCTGTtctagaaactttttttcatcctgAAGCAAACTGAAGCAAAGATGTCATACTAGTTTTTTTGAATGATGACTAAAATGTGTTCAAGGTAAATGATTATACATaataaaatgcatataaaaGTTAAACATAATGCACTGAGATTAGGGAgagtcatatttttaaatgtataatatttttatatttataatcatgaaaatttgttcaaattttttatAAGAGTACCTGCTTTAAAAAAGTCATACCATATTACTGAAACTGGAAACATTAACACAACAGTCTGAGCATTTAGATTTGCATGTAGGCTagctaataaaaataacaggTCCGATTGTGAAAACACATTGCTCAAAGATTTCATTACGTGTATTCTCCATgatctctttctttcatattaTGGAACTGTTCTGATTGGAGTTTTAGTTCTTCAAGCCTTGATTCTCGAATATGTGCTGGAATGTCCCCTTTCTCCAGTTCCTCCCAGAGTTCCTATCAACAGAATCCAATGCAAACGAACAACTAGCTATTATTGGgcttttaaattaaagacacGTATTTTCGATCAGAACCTCTCTCGGACAATTCATTATTAGTTTTGCGATCCCGAAAGTTTTAAAACGGCGTTGTCGTTTGATACTTTTTATTTGTGACCAGAGGTAGACATAGTTGGTATGATCTCTGAACCGGCGGTGTGGAGAGCAAATAAACACAGTACAGTTAGATCTTTATTCACAccgtagaaaaaaaattcttaaagtaCTATTAATATTTCACAGTTTTTCATTCATatcttttaaatataatattaaaattcaataaaaataataaataacctCTTCCACCAATGACTTGTCGTCAATAATCGCTTGAGCTTGATCAGCCGTAGCAGAAGTCGCCATGTTTAAACAGAGCGACGTTAAGCAAGGGACGCAACTGTAATCCAACGTAAGCATTAAGTTTTTGACGTcccaaaaattttttaaatggaaagtacataaattattttaaaatgctcgTAATTAATTTATATGCTCAGGTCATTTCCTCTGTTAAACTGTAGTTTTtttcccgtttttttttttttaaagcgcgCCACTCCGTCGGCTTAATTGGTCGTCTGCTTGCTATTTACGGCAGTTATGTTAGTTTTAacgttttatttctgttatttttatgtctgaaatatTAAGTGTAGTTGAAGAATCGAGGCATCAAAGCGTATAGACTAAAGT
This is a stretch of genomic DNA from Pomacea canaliculata isolate SZHN2017 linkage group LG3, ASM307304v1, whole genome shotgun sequence. It encodes these proteins:
- the LOC112559413 gene encoding thioredoxin domain-containing protein plp1-like is translated as MATSATADQAQAIIDDKSLVEEELWEELEKGDIPAHIRESRLEELKLQSEQFHNMKERDHGEYTLLQDEKKFLEQTTTEQKCVVHFFHSDFRRCAIVDSHLEKLAKKYFETKFSRINVEVAKFLVNKLKIQVLPAIICFNKGIVVDRIIGFEDFGNSDDFRTEVLERRLAESNTIKLPGDKDHRKTTVLGAQRHSKKDDSSSDDDE